The stretch of DNA CCTCAAGGATGCtaatcaaaaaatctatttgaaATTGGGCTAGGTTAGGCCATTTGCGGTAGCTAGGTGGTATATCTTCGATGATATCTTCCATTTTTTCCAAGATCTCATAAATATTCTCATTGGGGTCTAGCTCCCTTAAGTCAGTTCAATTAGCCCAATGGTCTACTAAAACTAGTTCAGGAAAATTTCCAGCCATCTTGACATTTCATCATAGAATTCCATTAGCAATTCTTTCTGTGAAAACCTCAAATTCCATGATTCTAATCTCCTAAAGCCATCATCAGGTCACTAGTGTTCAATGAATCATATCTCATTAGGTTTTCTACTtagtttgctctgataccaactgtaacacccccatTTTCACATGTgtattataacttaggaaattttaggctataatttttttttaaaaaaatctcaacaTAATACAAACTCCCAAAATTTCTCATCTACCTATCTAGCATGAGATTCATCATACATCATATACACTAATTAGGTATTTCATCAATAGCGAAAGCAAGAATCGAACTTAACTTTTAACATTAATCACAAATTCATTCATAcatcaataattttcaaaacgtTCCAAATTCAAAATAGTAGACTTAAATACATAGATGCGTAATCATAAAACCAAACAACATGCtcttgctaagtgccattataTGCTTCTTCCATGCCTGCCTCTACTACGTCTCCATTTGGAACAtttaaatattctagggacatggtctaagttagataatgaatcatctaagtaagggtataaaATTCGTAATTTATGCATGGATGTAAATGCAAAATTTCCTCATTCCTTTCATTGCCAACCACACTTTAttgctactccccatttttacaacctccttaccaggccgaggtgtataGGGGCACCCATGTAGAGTAGTGATGTCTGTCagtactctcaaacatatgcgatgcatgatcaataatatcatcgtaaacatatgcatatttcatcatcatgaCATATGAATGCAATTTACATGATGTATAGCATAAGAAGGCGTGCCAACATgataaaccatttacataaaatcgggttTATGGTAGAACCACTTACTTTTGAATAGCGATAACCTCGAAATACGTGTCAAACCCGATTATCACGCAAATCCTCAAGTCCTATTGCCAAATCACCATGGAAAATGATTTATCCCaaggaaaatcaatatttttaattttcctaatcttttttccaatttttccttattttctcctatttttcataaatcccCTTTCCCCTTAAAATTCCACCATAAATATTTACCACCtattttcatcaaatatttttccaaagatattcctaaaataattttagaattttttttaaaagtaattcaaaattaattaccttaCCACGTGTTTGAAGCAATTTGGCCAGCACTTGAAGTCCATGCGTCGTCGTCTTCTTTGATTCTCCGGTCGTCGGCGATGCTTCGATCAtcgatttttttgttttttttcaccACTTTGAAGCCCTCTTCAAGTCAACCCTGATAACACAACCCTTGGCCTGAAAACACCACCAGAGATGCCTCAATTTGGCTGATTTTATATGGGCTCCAGCACCCTACTCAAAACTCCGACCAAGCTCAAAACCTACTCAAATGAACTCCAAAACTTCTCAAATTCTCTATAAATGATCCTCACTTGCTCAAGAAAAAAATCCCCTTATCTTTCTCCCTAAATTCTTCCTTAAACACTCGAATTCtcaagtttaatttttgaagtttttgGCCACCACTAAACCTCTATTGATACTCAATTTCTAGCCATGTCAAGCCATTTCTTGTCAAATCCAAGCCCTTAATGTCCCGATAAGACCTTTGATTGCCTCAAATCACTCTAATTTGCTTCAAATACCCCTTCCCCAATTTTTCGGCAACCCACAGTCATGCCCCACCATGCTTCCATCAAATCACGGTCATACATGGCCCCTGAAACAACCCTCCCAATGATGGTAGGAGGCTGGCCGTCGATGGCAGTGGTAGCCAGAGATGGCCATGGCTgtctttttgaaaaattatgctttggccctttttttttttctaatttccattttggccctttttgAATTCCTTAAGCTTTGATATCTTACCACTTGAACCCCTAAGTTCTATGCTCTTCATCTGTcccaacaaatttgaaaaaatatcatttttgacctTTTtctaactaaaatttaaaattatacttaggcccaaAACATATGCAATTCACAttataaatccttttgttttacCCCAAACTCACTTCaaggttgttccttatgcaacACTTAAATCCTCTCGGGATTTCATTATCTTTTTGAAAGTCCCGtacgatgattcaattttttaagatGTATCGCAGTTGCACCAAAAATAGTCTCCGATTTAATTTCCTTCAGAGTCAAAAATTGTTTCTCGAAACGCTTGTCAATgatattcctttctttttagaCATTTATATTCTGGGATATTCCCTTCCATTGATTCGGTTGTTTAAgatatttaaattgttttttaaaCTTTTCTTAATATCACGAAATATGCAATATTTCACGTATTAatgacatatttatttatttcgacttgggatattacatgaccctttatttatttattgttacttgGCAATTTTTTCTCAAGGAAACATCGAAGGGAAAAAATGTAATTTGGATTATGTGAAATTTACGACTTATTGGTagctataatatatatatatatatatatattagcactAATTTTATTGACCAGTCCAAAAGGATGATACTCTACACCTTAGAtaatgtatttggaaaagtgaaGATATGccaaaatacatatacacacacattgtAAGAAGCATGATTTGTGTACATAAGACAAGGAtatcagaaaagaaaatatagaatcaagacaagagaaaaagaaaatagtaataacaacaaaaaagaCAGTATGTAACGTTGTagaaagaaagagggaaaagaaaatcaatccattattttgttttacaaCTCTGATCAATAGCAAATCAATTTACGTAGCTTCGAAATGTCGAACGGAAGACGTGAATGAATATTCGAACGTGTAGTATAGCATAAATGCTAACTGGAATACTTCCTAACGTAAGCATGGGTATGGAGATCCACATAAAATGCTCCCGCAACATTATGAAAAGGGCAATACCAAAAGCCATCATCATTGTTGCAATTGATAGGAAAAGAGTGAGTAGGCCAAACATCAAGGCGAGGGGCAACTTGAACAGGAAATCGTCTTCTCTGAAAAGCGACGTATGAATTCCTAGGAATATCATAGCCGAAGTACAAGAGAAGAGCAATGAGAGTGCATCTGAAATTATGTAAATGGTGAAGTATTTTGATCCCAATTTCCTAGGAAGGCCTGTATCGTCGTTTTCgccacctggcacagtaaatgCTGCAGTAAACATGATGGTCACAATTAACGTCGCCACTACTGAACAAGATTGTGCTATGTCCTTCAACCAGTCTCGTGCTTCTTTCTTGAGGTCCTTGTGTGTTTCTTTGAATAAATCTTCTGgagtttttttatctttattccTTAATTTTCTGAACATAGGTGTTAGCTTTTCCACTTCCTACACATCAAGGATACATCTCGAAattaaatacattaattaacaaatatttcatACTTTATGTGCAAACAATAATTAGTTAAAtacattgctctctctctctctctctctctctctctctcacacacacacacacacacacaccaacataaatggtttttttttttaacattccttttcaaaacaaataaaaatgtcaACGGACCAAAAGTTAGGATGAgttctttcatctttttttaaGCATCTTTATAATagcatattttgaaaaataaaaataataaaaatatttgaaatacaaCACTAATAGTATGTAAGGCAAATAAAATGGTGGAATATGTCTTGAAACATTTGTTatcatgaaaagaaaaaatctttCAATGTTGTGTTTTTTACTTTATGAgcattttcctttcttctcatAGTTTAAACGAACAATGATACTTTATCTcttataaggaaaaataaaaaataaaaaaaacaaacaagaaggaaaagaaCTAGAAAAGAAGTTCCGtcataataacataaaattatgaGACAAACCTTAAATCgctgtctctctctctgcatTTGTAGAGCTGGACCAAGAAACTGGCTAAGCTTAGGGGACGGTGACAACTTTGCAGCTTGATGAAGGAGGGTGTTACCTTTGCCATCGGGAGGCATGGTTGGTAAAAGGTTCATTTCATTCcttttaaaaacaaaagtaCAGATTTTCTCAAGCCCCTTTGAGATCGCATGACTAATAATGGATAATCCTTTGAACTCCAACAAAATTACCTCAGGGCATTcttcaaaaactattttaacAAAATCCACATTCTCTTGTAAAACAGCTGTAAATGTTGGATCCCCCAGTATGCTCCGAATATCATACAGATTTGAACTTGATAATTCCTTGCATATTACACGCAACAATTTACGAGCTAGTTGATGACTCTTATACTTTTTAACAGAACCCCATTGCGCTGTCATTGAAACAAAGACGAGAACAACTTTTGATATTAGTGTTTCATAAACTACTAATTGCTCCCTGAAATACCACATCAATGTGAACTGAGGGTGTATTTTGAGGAAATTGCAATAACCACACTTGAGGTCTGACCCAATTTCAAAAAGTATTTCTCATGTTTTAGAAATAGTAGAATCGACCTCTCTTATTCAAACCCAAGGTAAATTAATCATTTTAGCCAAGGTTCTCTCATATCCTCTATCttctttttctatattttctatcactaaactaaatatataaaaaattcatttgataaataatattgaaaatataattctaaaattaaaaatatatattttaacatctattataaatattgaaaatatagcatagaaatatatatattaaaccctaaaaatatatttataatttacaaaatttatattttaattataaaactattttctagaatatttaattataaactaattacaTATATCTAAATATACTTTctatgaaaatattatataaatatataaaaaaaataattataatttatatgagaaAAACTACTGTAGTAGTTCCCCAATCAAGGTGGGTTGGATCCTAGCACTCTCGGTTGGAGAAGAGAAAGGGCAAGTGGAACCCAAGGTATCGAGGATTCGAGTGATTATGGGATTGGTAGAGTAATGAGATCTAGTGGGCGGGAAGTAAAGATGAAGTTATATCAGGAATCATCAATTGCCACATCCACTGTAGCTAGGGTTGCAATTGTGTTAGGCTGAATTGAGTTTCGTTGAGATTAGGTTTGACTCGATGAGTAAGGGTATGGGCTCAAGCTCGAGCTCGGCTCGAGCCTTAAAGCTCGGCTCGATGAACTATGTTTGGCTCGTTAGGAAGCTCAACGAAGGCTTAAACACATATCTAGGGCAATTGAACACAAATTATTTGGGTTCAATTTCCtttagttctctctctctctctttctctctctctacatatatatTTCAACATAAATGGTGAAAATGGTAGTGACCGAACCCAGATCTGGGTCTTTttctatatctatctatctatatgtGTGACAATCTATAACACAgaataagaaaatgaagaagattttAGTTTGCTAATTTATAatggaagaagaacaaaattaaCTTTTGATTAAATAACAGTGAACAAACATATTGTTGATCATCCTTGCCTGTGCCGAAAAGAGAATAAGAGGATAAGCCAACAGTGAGGAAAAATCGAAATGAACAAGGCGAATGCAAAGACAAAGCCACTGCTGCCTActagaaaagaagaggaaaggtGGTGAAGGGGCCAAATATGCGATAGGGTAGAGGAAGGAACAAGCAAGGGTTTCTTGGAGACTGCCCCCActaaatctaataaataaataccactttaatatgatataatgacatgtatatgtgtttatattaaataatatatttataaaatatatttttaatgaacaacaagaacaacatatccagcctttatcccactatgtagtgacggctacatgaattctagacttctatgtatttctgtcttttgtcatatcttcatttagactcatacattttatatcaaattttaatgtctctcctaaAGTCTTCTTagatctgcctctacctctttttttgactaattgttcaatttcatcaactctcctcacaggagcatctgttggtcttcttctcacatgaccaaaccatcttagtctaatctctcttatcttctcctcgattgacaCTACTCCTACCTCATTTCtacttttatcttttcttatatggccacacatccatctGAGCATTCTCATATCCGCTACGCTCATCTTTTACTCTTGCTGGTATTTAACTGCTCAACATTCTAAGACATACAATAAAACTAgacttatagctgtcctatagaattttcctttcagttttaatggatTTTACCATCATATAATACCTCCAATGCATTTCTTCATATTTTATCtaaccataaaataatatatttataaaattatgaataaatttattaatatatttataaacaaatttattaatatatttataaacgcGCCTACTCAAGAGCTAATGACAAACTTTTTGTCAAGCTTGCTCACGAGCCTCTAATCGAGGTAGGTCGCGAGCTAACGAGTCGAGCTTTATTAACCTCAAGCTCGGCTCATTTATAAATCAAGCTTCAAAATTAGGCTTAAACTCGAGTCATTTACCTTAACAAACGAATTAAAACAAGCTTTTATCGAGTTGAACACAAAGCTTGTCATGAACAAGTTAGCTCATTTGCGACCCTAATTATAGCtacagaagaagagaaaagagaatgtGGGTAAGtaatagaaagaaagagacaaaTGGGAAGAAGACTAGGAAGACGAGGGCATCATAAATagtcatttaaaaattataattactaaGTCCTAGAGAGCTTGTGTCTCTAGGGGTCCCAAtggtattttcattttttagggttcacttataataccccatattttcgggAAGTTGCCACggattttaagtgagtttaaaataccaaaaaatatgcttgaaataagtgaccgaatcagccgcagggagtaccctggagctcagatacctaaggacaaaggtatatcttTGACGAGCATTTCAAtgtgagatttatgacactgaaagaaataaaataagagacaaTTTTCGGTTAAatctaagttgtagcctaaaaagaccgaatgatggtaagggtttcccgaaaatcgtacatatccagtaattttgagattttaagtatatcgataaatttgatatttgagggtgtaattgtaattagagaattatccaaacgaaataagaataaaattatgagcttatgtagtaaaatattaaagttgaggacttgaaataagggccaaaatgtcatttgggaGAAGTTTGAggtattagcttggatttcaaaagttaaattcattctagttttggatttcaaaatccattcaattatatctttgagtctttggagtccatggcttagattgtgacaagtggcataaggTGATTGGTTTaagtaatctataaataggcaccatgggttgttctcaaatcattcaagaGAGTTTAGAGGAGTGAGGCACTCTAAGTGGAGAAGATTTCTCTAGAGAGAGGGGTGGAAGTTccgcaagaaggcgggaagaaagcggtaGAGAAGCAGCAGAGAACTAGCATCGTCGAAGTTGCGGGTCTTCACCGAAATTAGctaaaatcagtcagaaaaaaaagcaaggtaagtccca from Diospyros lotus cultivar Yz01 chromosome 6, ASM1463336v1, whole genome shotgun sequence encodes:
- the LOC127804416 gene encoding ankyrin repeat-containing protein ITN1-like — its product is MWYFREQLVVYETLISKVVLVFVSMTAQWGSVKKYKSHQLARKLLRVICKELSSSNLYDIRSILGDPTFTAVLQENVDFVKIVFEECPEVILLEFKGLSIISHAISKGLEKICTFVFKRNEMNLLPTMPPDGKGNTLLHQAAKLSPSPKLSQFLGPALQMQRERQRFKEVEKLTPMFRKLRNKDKKTPEDLFKETHKDLKKEARDWLKDIAQSCSVVATLIVTIMFTAAFTVPGGENDDTGLPRKLGSKYFTIYIISDALSLLFSCTSAMIFLGIHTSLFREDDFLFKLPLALMFGLLTLFLSIATMMMAFGIALFIMLREHFMWISIPMLTLGSIPVSIYAILHVRIFIHVFRSTFRSYVN